The nucleotide sequence CAGCTGATCAACGACCTGGTGGCCCAGAGCCAGGCCCAAAACCAGGCGGGCAACCAAGAGCGGCACAAGAGTCCACCGACGCAAATGCGCGGATTGAGCAGGACGGCCACCTGCAAGCAGAATCTAAATTCCATTGTCGATGATGCGGACGATGAGAATGGCGAACTCAATGGCTACGGCGGGGAGGACGAGAATGGTGAGCGCGACGAGATGGACTCTGGATCCCTGGATGCCAGCGATGGGATGCAGACACTGAAGAAGAATGAGATTCCCACGGTGTTGGCCTTTAGGGACTCGCACTTTGTTCAGCAGGAGCTGCGTATCGGTAACTATCTAATGGACACGGGAATTGACAAGAAGACACTGCTGGCGCGACAGGCGCAGCAGTATTTTCGCACTGGCAAGGACGGCCGGATCCGTTTGACAGTGACCACGCCGGACAACGTGGAGCTGTGCATGGAGGAAGAGCAGTCGAGCGGCACTGGCTCTGTGAGTACTGGTTCCGTGGACGATGGCGCCATCGAGGCCATCGACTACGAAGAGAACATGGAGGCGCCGCCGAAGAAGAACTTCTTTTGGAACATGGTGCCGGTGGCGGGCGTCAAGGAGGGGCTGAGTCTCACCGATTTGGCCAAGCTGCAGCAGGGAATTCGGATCATTAATAGGAAGCTAGAGCGACGCAGTAGCAGCTACTCTGTTGAGGGTAACCCCGACCAGCTGAGCAAGACGGGTGGAGGCACAGGAACAGGTGACTTTGAGCCCCTTAGCCACGAGAGACGCTCTTCGCATTTGTCCCTCTCGGATCTGATCACGCAGAACAGCATGGGCAAAAGCGATCGCATGACCTGGGGAATCGAGCCCATAAAGGAAAACGTGAGCCTGGAAGAGCAGATCCACTTCGATCAATGCCACAAACTAATCGAGCGAGAGCACGGCATCTGCCGACAAACATCGGCGGATAATGGCAACGGTGTTGTTTTCGTCCTCGGCGACAATGAGCCGCTGATCAACCTGAAGAAGAGCAGCGAGGATCTGAGCGGAGATCAAGATGCCAAGCCCGCCCTAATGCTGTGCGCCCAGCATCAGCGCACCCACGACAGGAGTAAACACTCTGGCATGAAGTTCAACTTTGAGCAGTATCCGCAGATTGCAACCAACTACATGAAGAGCAAGAATCTGCTGATGTCCAATTATGATCTGCTAATGGACAAGGCCACCAAGCTGGAGGCCAGCGAGGCAGCTGCTCTCAAGGAAAGCGATAGTACGGCAACGCTGGCGGCTAGCAGTAGCTCCACGGCTGCCATGCCTCCGCCTGCAACTCCGGTGGCTGCGAATAGCGACCGTTGCGTGGTGTGTAGCAGTGGCGTTGGTATTAGCGCCTCGGCCACCTGGAACCAAACACCTTCCAACGCCACCGAGCTGGAGTTTGAGACAGATGAGGTGCACTGCTATAATCAGAGTGGGATCGGCAATGGATCCAGCTCCAGGGTCCTGCAGCCTGTGAGCTCGGCCGCGTCCATAGACACCCTCAAGTCGGCGGCTGCTGTCGAGCCACTTAGTCCACCGATCCCAACGCAGATGCAGACCACCTACATGCGAAAGCAGCAGCCCAAGCGGGTGCCGTCAGGACGTAGTTCCGTCTCCTCGGTGGCCGCAAAGTGTGCGGCTGTCAATGTGTCCCAGCAGCTGCTAAAACTGCCTGTTCCGGGCGTCAAGGAGCTTCCACAGGACGACGACTCCCCGGGCGATCAGCTGCGGGCCGGCTTCATTCCCTCGCTGCTGCTTAGCGTCAGTGATCACTACGTCTCCGATATGGTACTCCAGGTGGGTGTCTTAATCATTTAAGATTGTTTTTTACCTTGAAccaatatttataaaattgttttatcCCCAATTCCATAGGGCACTTGTGCTCCACCTAATAAGTGGGAGATGCATCTGCGCGAGGATCTAGCGCTGGCCGCGCGCTCCGCTTCGCTAATCTCGCAGCCAGCGGAGAACATAGCTATTGTGGCCGACATGGACAAGTGGGATGTTCGGCTTATCTCGTCGCAGACGCAACAGTTTCCGTACGCCGGTGGCCAGAGCTCGCCTGTGGGCATGTCTCAGCTCGTGTCCAGCATGCTGGAAACCGTACAGGCCATGCATGCAGGTGGAATTCCCGCCTACGAGGTACGTACTTTTAAATGATGTTTACTATTCTGTTTTTGCTAATTTGGGAATCTTGTTTTTCAGTGTTTGTCGTTCCTTGAGTCAAAGCTGCAGGAAATCTATCTGCAATCGGAAACATTGGCAGCGTTCCTGCTGGAAACGGACCCTTGCCGCCTGAGCGACATTACAAATCCTCTGCAGCTCTCCGAGAATGATGTGCCGCTGTTGCTATCAATCGCATATATACACACGCCCAAGATCAGCCGCAAGTGCGGTATCAGCTTCAGGTGACAGGCCGCCGCCGTCGCCGTTTGC is from Drosophila suzukii chromosome 3, CBGP_Dsuzu_IsoJpt1.0, whole genome shotgun sequence and encodes:
- the LOC108006823 gene encoding folliculin-interacting protein 2 isoform X2 gives rise to the protein MHTPPFKSNQFPFEGSQVRVLLYKEDDSRRLLFDSNALQKVTHRDPSGTSASVSSSLSSTSGGGKFLKNEKYTSLQNGKIQSKAHSSNGSNFIEVCAEYGYKHNRPSGADITPLGEMVFGSLPMSFCGTALKVHWLPEPARILCSQVYLTPTSNGGSGSGHSPYSTLSTNSLATPRTSICSEHGSMDGLSMNSFSMPFSVCVGRQMSLTPPLDVPAAPADQQSLSIHSIDSSGPRFSSTYSTATDSGYSASGSGSAAGGDQWSYQYSSTRSSLGSVLSDQSDAMRKLSMDSACYTGSSPYLDGFASDGCLQRRISRNLRTSFENEHSKNDFIGFLSDNYAFNGPVVASGGGGGPGGGSEGGGMAPPQYRRASYCANESRSNPEMGRRQANLRRRAKLGLAVCISMSESFEEEMELFCSEHIALLESMLSRLRASTENAYINHKNFLQIMFQAWQDTQQWFSDLFTAPRIKTPVWLSITTSGSKYSKNVAERFIKELCDLLSFADTKDSNFFISTMLTGILTHHLGWVATVSAFNSAGLRRSESSASAAAIEQRAKLLQVAQKHPYNALWAQLGDLYGAIGMPPKLARTIVCGAEKLWVEKLLNVLTYFIRCSEVRRAAKREDFNKQLINDLVAQSQAQNQAGNQERHKSPPTQMRGLSRTATCKQNLNSIVDDADDENGELNGYGGEDENGERDEMDSGSLDASDGMQTLKKNEIPTVLAFRDSHFVQQELRIGNYLMDTGIDKKTLLARQAQQYFRTGKDGRIRLTVTTPDNVELCMEEEQSSGTGSVSTGSVDDGAIEAIDYEENMEAPPKKNFFWNMVPVAGVKEGLSLTDLAKLQQGIRIINRKLERRSSSYSVEGNPDQLSKTGGGTGTGDFEPLSHERRSSHLSLSDLITQNSMGKSDRMTWGIEPIKENVSLEEQIHFDQCHKLIEREHGICRQTSADNGNGVVFVLGDNEPLINLKKSSEDLSGDQDAKPALMLCAQHQRTHDRSKHSGMKFNFEQYPQIATNYMKSKNLLMSNYDLLMDKATKLEASEAAALKESDSTATLAASSSSTAAMPPPATPVAANSDRCVVCSSGVGISASATWNQTPSNATELEFETDEVHCYNQSGIGNGSSSRVLQPVSSAASIDTLKSAAAVEPLSPPIPTQMQTTYMRKQQPKRVPSGRSSVSSVAAKCAAVNVSQQLLKLPVPGVKELPQDDDSPGDQLRAGFIPSLLLSVSDHYVSDMVLQGTCAPPNKWEMHLREDLALAARSASLISQPAENIAIVADMDKWDVRLISSQTQQFPYAGGQSSPVGMSQLVSSMLETVQAMHAGGIPAYECLSFLESKLQEIYLQSETLAAFLLETDPCRLSDITNPLQLSENDVPLLLSIAYIHTPKISRKCGISFR
- the LOC108006823 gene encoding folliculin-interacting protein 2 isoform X1 — protein: MALLNKLFFPSPTPTTPANLAAAPTLTAAAALINSQTALPTPTTTTTGTAAATTTTATTTTLPARTTHASAGVAASAGNSSSSAKATKQTSRNYLSQFPFEGSQVRVLLYKEDDSRRLLFDSNALQKVTHRDPSGTSASVSSSLSSTSGGGKFLKNEKYTSLQNGKIQSKAHSSNGSNFIEVCAEYGYKHNRPSGADITPLGEMVFGSLPMSFCGTALKVHWLPEPARILCSQVYLTPTSNGGSGSGHSPYSTLSTNSLATPRTSICSEHGSMDGLSMNSFSMPFSVCVGRQMSLTPPLDVPAAPADQQSLSIHSIDSSGPRFSSTYSTATDSGYSASGSGSAAGGDQWSYQYSSTRSSLGSVLSDQSDAMRKLSMDSACYTGSSPYLDGFASDGCLQRRISRNLRTSFENEHSKNDFIGFLSDNYAFNGPVVASGGGGGPGGGSEGGGMAPPQYRRASYCANESRSNPEMGRRQANLRRRAKLGLAVCISMSESFEEEMELFCSEHIALLESMLSRLRASTENAYINHKNFLQIMFQAWQDTQQWFSDLFTAPRIKTPVWLSITTSGSKYSKNVAERFIKELCDLLSFADTKDSNFFISTMLTGILTHHLGWVATVSAFNSAGLRRSESSASAAAIEQRAKLLQVAQKHPYNALWAQLGDLYGAIGMPPKLARTIVCGAEKLWVEKLLNVLTYFIRCSEVRRAAKREDFNKQLINDLVAQSQAQNQAGNQERHKSPPTQMRGLSRTATCKQNLNSIVDDADDENGELNGYGGEDENGERDEMDSGSLDASDGMQTLKKNEIPTVLAFRDSHFVQQELRIGNYLMDTGIDKKTLLARQAQQYFRTGKDGRIRLTVTTPDNVELCMEEEQSSGTGSVSTGSVDDGAIEAIDYEENMEAPPKKNFFWNMVPVAGVKEGLSLTDLAKLQQGIRIINRKLERRSSSYSVEGNPDQLSKTGGGTGTGDFEPLSHERRSSHLSLSDLITQNSMGKSDRMTWGIEPIKENVSLEEQIHFDQCHKLIEREHGICRQTSADNGNGVVFVLGDNEPLINLKKSSEDLSGDQDAKPALMLCAQHQRTHDRSKHSGMKFNFEQYPQIATNYMKSKNLLMSNYDLLMDKATKLEASEAAALKESDSTATLAASSSSTAAMPPPATPVAANSDRCVVCSSGVGISASATWNQTPSNATELEFETDEVHCYNQSGIGNGSSSRVLQPVSSAASIDTLKSAAAVEPLSPPIPTQMQTTYMRKQQPKRVPSGRSSVSSVAAKCAAVNVSQQLLKLPVPGVKELPQDDDSPGDQLRAGFIPSLLLSVSDHYVSDMVLQGTCAPPNKWEMHLREDLALAARSASLISQPAENIAIVADMDKWDVRLISSQTQQFPYAGGQSSPVGMSQLVSSMLETVQAMHAGGIPAYECLSFLESKLQEIYLQSETLAAFLLETDPCRLSDITNPLQLSENDVPLLLSIAYIHTPKISRKCGISFR